AGGTACTGAACCAAGGAGGCCAGATCATCACGATAGGCTGCAAATACATCTTCTCGAGCAAAAGGAATCGTTGAAGGGACGTTGATCTGCATTTTAAAGCCTTTTCATTCTAATGAGCGGGTCAGATGGGCTGCCCGTGGAAACTTTGAGCCTGATATGGCGGACCCTGGCGTTGCTGTCAATCACTATAGTGCGGCTTGAGTGGCTGAGAAAGCACGATCGTGACCACGAAACCTTAGTGGCCTGAACGCGGTGACTCTCTCTGCGATCTCAAGCATCCCGACAGGTAAAAAGACCTATGAATTTGGGCAGATGGGCGTTGCTGAAGAGACCTGCTCTGAGATAAGCCGATGCTTGAAGGGTGCGTATTTAGAAGCGCGTACCCACTCAACTCCTGTCATTGAAAGAGGCCACCATGGGTTACACTGACAACGATAAACTCTGTATCAATACCATCCGTACACTTTCCATTGATGCAATTCAGCGTGCCAACTCAGGGCACCCCGGATTACCGATGGGCGCAGCTCCAATGGCCTATGTGCTTTGGCAAAATTTCTTGAAGCACAACCCCAAAGACCCGCAGTGGGCAAACCGCGACCGATTCGTACTCTCTGCCGGTCACGGCAGCATGCTTCTTTACTCTTTGCTTCACCTCACGGGCTACGACCTCTCTATGGACGACGTGAAGAACTTCCGCCAATGGGGCAGCAAGACAGCAGGCCATCCCGAGTCATTTGTAACCCCCGGCGTTGAGTGCACAACTGGACCGTTGGGTCAGGGCTGCGCCAATGGCGTAGGTATGGCTATGGCGGAGCGTCACATGGCTCACCAATTCAACCGCCCTGGATACGATATCGTCGATCACCATACTTATATTCTCTGTGGTGACGGTGATTTAATGGAAGGAATCAGTGCTGAAGCTGCTTCTTTGGCAGGACACCTTGGTCTT
The Deltaproteobacteria bacterium genome window above contains:
- a CDS encoding transketolase; this translates as MGYTDNDKLCINTIRTLSIDAIQRANSGHPGLPMGAAPMAYVLWQNFLKHNPKDPQWANRDRFVLSAGHGSMLLYSLLHLTGYDLSMDDVKNFRQWGSKTAGHPESFVTPGVECTTGPLGQGCANGVGMAMAERHMAHQFNRPGYDIVDHHTYILCGDGDLMEGISAEAASLAGHLGLGKLVMLYDSNDISLDGPTSLSFTENVGQRYESYGWQVLRVEDGDNDLDGLHAALEAAKADTARPTLIE